acttgcccagggtcacacatataggaagtgttaagtgtctgaaaccagatttgaacttaggtcctcttgaatttagggctggtgctctatccactgtgccacctagctgcccgcaccccttcctaataaaaacactagagagtataggaataaatggagtcagtagcatctatttaaaatcatcagcaagcatcatatgtaatggggataaactagtaccattcctaataagatcaggggtgaaacaaggttgcccattatcaccattactattcaatattgtattaaaaatgctaacttcagcaataagagttgagaaagggattaaaggaattagagtaggtaatgaggaaaccaaattatcactctttgctgatgatatgatgatatacttagagaactccagagattctactaaaaagctattagaaataatctacaaaattgcaggatacaaaataaatctacataaatcatcatcattctttcatgtcactaacaaaatccaacagcaagagatacaaagagaaattccattaaaaataactgtcaataggataaaatatttgggaatctatctgccaagcgaaattcaagaactatatgagcaaaacagaatacttcccacacaaataaagtcagatctaagcaattagaaaaatatcaagtgctcgtgGGTAGGTTGAGTGACAATaacaaagatgataatactccctaagctaatctattttagtgctataccaaactcccaagaaactattttactgacctagaaaaaaataacaaaattcatctggaagaacaaaaagttggaactatgctcaaaaagttatcaaacagtgcatatcctttgatccaacagtgtttctactgggattatattccaaactgatcttaaaggagggaaagggacccacatgtgtcaaaatgtttgtgacaggcctgtttgtggtggcaagaaactagaaactgagtgaatgcccatcaattggggaatggctgaataaattatggtgtatgaacactatggaatactactgttctgtaagaaatgaccagcagtatgatttcagagaagcttagagagacctacatgaactgctgctaagtgaaatgagcaaaaccaggagactattatacacggcaacaacaagactatacaacaatcaattgtgacagatgtggctctcttcaaccttcaaatcagttccacttgttcagtgatgaagagagccttctacacccagagagaggactgtggaaactgagtgtggactacaacatagcattctcactctctctattgttatttgcttgcattgtgttttctttctcagtttttctttttctttcttccttgatctgatttttcttgataattgtataaacatgtatacatacactggatttaacatgtatttcaacatatttaatatgtattggactacctgccagctagagggtgtggggaaggaggggaaaatttggaacaaaaagttttgcaagggtcaatgttggaaaaattatgcatgcatatgctttgtaaataaaaagccttaattatAAGAAGAGTGTGTGCATGGGAGTGCATGCCTATTGGTGAGTATGAGTGTTTGGGCATGTCTTGGGGTatgattatttattcttttaaagaagCTCATATAAGgtctccctttcttcccatatgTGAAACTGTCCTCAGATGTCCAGATCTCAGCAGTAGGATGGGAGGGGGGCCTGGTCAGTGTCCATCAGCTACCCCAAAGGACTTGgccaaagaaaggagggaagtttCCTAGTGCAGACCCTTCAACATCCAGCATGATGAGTAGTCTGAAGGCAGATTAACCATCCTGCTCAGAAGGAAAGCCCCAGAACTGCTCCAGGCAGGGCCTATTCTCTCCCCCCTAGTTTTGGTCTCCTGGGTGATCCACACTTGGATATGAGGGCAGCTCTGAGTCACCACTGATCCAGTGGCCTGCTGAATCATGGGAGGGACACAAATCTATACCAACCCACCCACAGAGCCTTCAGTGACTCATATTGCTCAAGCCCCAAGGCTCCAGAGGCAGCCACCAGCCTAAGTCCTCACTGCCTGCCCTGCTCCTGCTGGTATGAGGTGGGTACATGTGTCTGTGTGGGCACACATGTGCATATACCATCAGTGCTGTGTGACTTCAGCATAAGATGACCTCCTTTGGGAGGTCTGGACTCACCATGGGAAAAAGGGTAGCCAGGCCTGTAAAGTCAAAATGTCCCTTGCCTGGTGAGGCCTGAAGGTCCTAGGAAGGAAGATCCTTCTTGTCCCAAAGTACCTTGTCTCCCCGttccatccccacccccatcaGATTTGCATACCCACCATTGCAGAGACTCAATCTTTCATGTCCTTGTACTTGGTTGACCTATCCCATTGAAATTCAGACAGTAGGAAAAAAGGGCCTCTAGGCCCTTTGGTCAATTTGTTCAATGCCTCATTTCCTAACCACACTTGCACACTTTTGGGACGACACAGGAGAGGAAGGGCTCCtggcaataaaaattaaatcaaagctGCAAATGGGAAGTGGAGCAAAAGTGACAGAGAAAAGGCTTGTCTATAGGACTTATCTGTACTTTCCCAGATTCCCCTCCAAGAACTCCCCCAAATGAATtctgaagtgacagaacccacaaaagggGGAGGCAAAAGAATTTTCCAGTCCAACATAACTTACagggacttcaggaaaggtctgtttcactCCAGTAAAAGAGTAGATGTGTCACCACAGGACGCCAGTGGGAGGTCCCCAGCCCCAATATGGATCTGCAACCAAGGCCCTGTGACCCCTGTGCAGCAGGCTAGCCTTTAGGTCTAGAGAGCCTAGCACAACAAGCTAGTAACCGGGCCTCTGGCCTCCACCACATAAAGCTTGAGCAATGACCCTTATATTCCAGGAGCAGAACCCAACTTTAAGAATCATCAAATAGGCTGAGAATGGGCAAAAAAAGAACCCAAAGAAAAACCTCCTGATCATAGGAAGCTATTATAGGAACAGGGAAGATCAACACACAATTTCATAAGAGGACAAAAGTGTCAAAGTGCCTCacacaaagctttaaaaaaatatgaagtggTCTCAGACTCCCAAAAAGAACtcctgaaagaactgaaaaaatattttaaaaataaaacaaaagaagtaaaagaaaaattagggggaaaatggGAGTAGAGctagagaatcatgaaaaaaaagtcaacagcttagtaaaggaagcacaaaaaaatggcaaaaattctttggaatattatttatatatgtaaaatacatgtatattatgtattatatgtatgtataatatatatattaatgtatatataatacagatATTATTCTGGacaaattccagaactctcagGTGAAGATGAAACACACCTCCAAGGAGTCAGAAACAAACAATTCAGATGttgaggagccacagtcaggattacacaatCTACCAGCTTCTAtgttaaaggatcagagggcttggaatatgatatttttcaaGGCAAAGGAGCTTATATTACAACCTACAATCGACTACCCAATAAAACTGAGCATAatttttcaatagaaaaaaatgaatattcaatgaaataaaggaatttcaaATATTCCTTAtcaaaagaccagagctaaacagaaaattcaattttcaaatacaatattcaagagaagcataaaaagttaaaaaggaacGAGAAAATGTAAGTTATTCAATAAACATCCTTATACAGAGAGATGATACTCGAAACTTTTAAGAACTATATCACTAAATGGTTACAAAGAGTATTCATAGACAGAGAATATGGGTATACATTGAATTTaatgggataatataaaaaactaAGGAGTGAGAAAGAGGATTGCACTGGGAAAATAGGTAAGGaagaggtaaaataaaataaattatctcatatGAAGAGATCTGAAAGGCCTATTAcagtggagaagaaaaaagggaggatgtGAGTGTCACTTGAATCTTACTTTCACCAGATTTGGCTCAAGGAGAGTATAACATACACAGTTGGATATAGACATCTATCTTACCCtatatagagagaagagggaCAAGAGAGGGAGTTCATAGAAGGGACAGCCATTTGAGGGAAATGGTCAGAAACAAAGCACTTTTGAGGGACAGgaaagagagtgacagagaagaagggaggaaggagagaaagacagaaagtaaGAGACAGAGAAGTATAAATAGagtgaaagaaaatggagaaatacagttagtaagCAAAACTGTGCATATGAAttggatgaactcacccataaaaacaaataacagaGTGGATcctgaatcctacaatatgttgtttataagaaacacatttgaagcaaagacacagacacagagtaaaggtaaaaggctgaaacagattttattatgcttcagttgtagtaaaaaaaaaaaaaaacacccacaaaaccaaaaaaacctcacAGATAACAATCATTActtcagaaaaagcaaaaggaaaatgagatctAATTTAAAGCATAGGCAATACTATGTCAATACTAAacttatatgcaccaaatggtatagcatccaaatttttaagagaagttaaatgagttgcaggaagaaatagaccaTAAAACCTTATGAATGGGGGAtctcaacttttccctctcagaactagataaatctaacaaaataaacaagaaacaaggtgaataaaattttagaaaatgtagATATGATAGACCACAGGAGAAAACCGaataggaaatgaaagaaatatatttttttctcagtgatacATGACACTttcacaaaaactgatcatatcaGAACATAAAAAATTTGCAAACAATGCATAAAGACAGAATTATTAAATGcgttcttttcagatcatgatgcaataaaattacgtTTAATAAAGGCCAATGGAAAGATAgatcaaaattaattggaaattaaataatttaatcctaagtAAGGAGTAGGTCAAACAAGAAGTCATAACAATTAATGATTTCATTAAATAGAATGAGAACAAGAAGACAACATATCAGATTTTATGATGTATAGCCATAGCAATACTTGAGGGAAAATATacatctctaaatgcttacatcaatAGAACAGAGAAAGGGCAGATCAATAAGTTGGGAATGCAATTAAAACTTAGAAAAAAGATGACAATCAAAatcccaattaaacaccaaattggaagGCCTGAAAAttaaaggggagattaataaaattgaaagtaaaaccaaaattgaaagtaaaaccattaaattaataaataaaataaagagctggTTTTATTGGGGGGAAGAAATCAAATAGACAAACTATccgttaatttgatttaaaaaaaaaaaagaagataagtaAATTATCaatgtcaaaaataaatagaGTATACTCagcactaatgaagagaaaattaaagcaataattaggagccaaaattttattatatgttatactATTTTGCCCAATAgtatgccaacaaatctgacaatctaagtgaaatggataaatatctatgaaaattttaatttctcagattaacagaaaaggaaatagaatacttaagtAACTCTATCTTATAAAAAGGACATCAataaactccccaagaaaaatccTCAGGGCCAGATGTATTCATAAGTGAATTTCCaatattttcaaaactatttggaaaaatcagcaaagaaaaaatcctaccaaattccttttataacacaaatatggtatTGATCTCTAAACAAGGAATAgccaaaaaagagaacaaaaactatagattaatttccctaatgaatattgatgaaaaattttcaaataaaatattagcaaagggatTACAGTAATTTTTCACAAGGATCATGCATTGTGACTAGAtcatttatactaggaatgcagggatAGTTcagttcagtattaggaaaactatcagcacaATTGACCATATAATAATGAAACTAAAATCATgggattatctcaataaatgcagaaaagtcttttgacaaaatacaatgcccattcctattaaaaacactagagagaataggaataaatggatctttccttaaaatgataaattgtatctatataaaaccatcaataagcattatctgtaatggggataaaccaaAAGCcttcccagtaatatcaggggtgaagcaaggatgcccattatcaacactgttttttaatattttatcagaaatattagctaaagcaataaaagaagaaaaagaaattgaagaaattaaacaGGTATTGAATAAACAAAACTATTTCTACAGATGAAACGAGGGAGCTCTAGAGAATCTACTAAAGACAAGCTGAagtaattaacaactttaacaaggttgcaagatataaaataaacccacattaatcatcaacatttctacatatttccaacaaagtccagcatcaagagataaaaagataaattccattaaaaataaccatagacaatataaaatatttaggagtctgtctgccaagacaaacccaggaactatatgaagacaattacaaaacattttttcacacaaataaagtcaggtctaaacaattggaaaaatatcacttGCTTATGGGTacgccaagttaatataataaaaatcacaatctacctaaattaatttacttattcaatgtcataccacattactaaaaataattttatagagctagaaaaaacagtaaaaaattcatctggaagaagaagaggtcaagaatatcaagggaattaatgaaaacaaatgtgAAAGAAGGTAGTCTAGTTATACTAGATCTCAagttgtattataaagcagtaattaacAAAACATTTTGCTACTGACTAAAAAGTAGACTGTTGGAGAATAGATAAGGCACATCAGAAatagtagtaaatgactatagtaatacagtgtttgataaacccaaagaccccagatttggGGACAAAAATTTACTATCTAACCAAAAACTgataggaaaactggaatacaaTAGCAAAAACTAGGTATAGATCAACATCTTATACCGCATATtaagatgagatcaaaataaataaattcttcctttctccatagatctgataggtaaactattcaattctctggagaaaggaagaatttaagaccaaacaagaaatagagagcattACTAGATATAAAACGatcaattttgaatatattaaattaaaaaggttttacacaaacaaaaccactgcaatcaagattagaaggaaagcaaaaaaccggggaacaatttttacagcaattgtctctgataaagacctcattctcaaatatataaagacttgaaccaaatatataagaaataagtcattccccaattgataaatgatcagtgGATATAAACAGTGTTCAGATGAAATCTACAGTCATATAAAAAaccctctaaatcactattgattagaaaaatgcaaattataacatctcacacctatcagattggctaatgtgacagaaaaggaaaataataaatgttggagtgtttgttggaaaattgggacacGAAAGCACTTATTATTAgtgaaattgtgaattgatccaaccattctggagagcaatttggaactttactttaaaactgcataccctttgacccaccaatgagactatatcccaaagaaaattttttaaaattgcaaaaggaCCTAGttatacaaaactatttatagcagttttttttgtggcaaagaactagaaattgaaatgATACCTATTAATTGGGACAAGTTGTAGTTTAGGATTGtattggaatattactgtgctgtaagaaataatgagcaatttctgtgatttcagaaaaaacctggaaagatttatatgaatcaataccaagtgaaatgagcaggaccaggatattgtacagagtaatagcaatactatatgatggttAATTGttaataacttagctattctcagcaatacaatggttcaaaacaattccaaaaaattcatgaagaaaattgaaatctATCTTCAGAGAAAAAATTGATGGAATATTAATACAGATCAATAGTTATGTAAATGGGGCTGAGCTGGGACCTCCCCCAGAAGAACAGAGCAGTCTCATAAATGTCCAGCCCCTCACTCCCCATTTCCGCCCCCAACATGTTCCTCAAGTTCCTCTGCATTTTGTGCACAGAGATTCCCTCCTAGTTACGTTAAACTTCAGGGTTTGACTTTTTAGGCAGAGAAAGGTTTGGGAGAAGAGGGAGGCAGGGGGTAGGGGAGAAAGGGAGTCCCCAGTAACAAAAAGGGGAGCTGGAGGGACAGGCAGAGTGGCTCACACCCAGATTCTCCCCACTCCTCCCAGAGAACTGTAGCTTCTTAGCCCTGAGCTAAAAGCCATTGGCCTTCTGTATACACTTGTTTAGACACGGATGACACAGGGAGGAAGCCACTCCACAGAGTGAAGTTAATCTAACCCTTCAATATCCCCGTAGCAGGGCTCAGGTGGGTAGGGTGCCCCCACTGGCTCCCTCAGACCCTGCTCAGACCCTTCCAAAAGGTCACCAGCTACTTCTAGTTCTCCCAGCTCCCAGGAGGATTGGGGTGAAGGGATCCCGTTGTACACATTGGGGCAGACATAGCTGCTTCCTTTCTTGTGGTCAGTTTTACTCAAGCTTCATTTCCCCAACGCTACTAGATGGTAACTACAAGGGCCAATGTCTGGAGTGCCCCCATAGGTCTCTGTGGGTAGCCTTACAAGTGCTCCCCTACATGGAGCACTCCGTCCCTGTGTTTCTATCACGTATGCATGTCAACAAAGTGTGTACATGTGAACGTATACGTGCACTCCCAGGGACGAGCAGCAGAGCTCCAAGCCCCTGAGTGGTACACATCAGGTCCAGCTCTTCCCACTGCAAAGCCAGTCTGTTGTCCGCTCTCCTCTCAAAGCCAGACTTCTTCTGAAGGTGCAAATGTTTCTTTCAAAGAGGCGGTGGTCCCCAAGTTCTAAGGAAGTGAATGATGAATACACACCGGCCGGGGGACGATGTGCTTTCCTCCCCTTCAAATGCTTCTGTCCACACCTTTGGGTTAGGTCTGTCTGGTCCCAAATTTACCTTGCTTATGGAACTGGGCTGGGTCTCCTGGGCCCTCCCTCTGCCCCAGAGTTGTGCAGACATCAGGCGTTGCTTCAGGAACCCAGAAGTTTGGGGTGGCAGTCAAGACTCCACCTGAGTCCACCCTCCCACCTAGCCCCCTACCTGCCTGCCCACCCTCCCATCTGCCCACCCAGCCCCCTTTCTGTCTGGCACATGGCCGACGGGCATTCTCTTTGTGCCACTTTGTGTAGCCATTTGCTAGTCCGTGTGTGGCAAACATCTGACTCTTGGGGgggcttcctccctccctccctcttaccCAATAAGCATCATGCCCCCATCCTATCAGCCAAAAGTGGTCAGAGATTCACACTGCTTTTAATAATGCCCTGGAGAACACGAGGGGGCCAGGGCTGCTTCAGGACAGAGGTCATCCACTGTGTCGCAGGCTTTCACACAGTTCACATGCCCCAAGCCAATGTTACCGGGCCGCTCCCCACTTCTCAGTCACAGCAGACCCGGGGGCCACGGCCACTCAGGCAAGCAGGCTGACCAACAGCATCTAGATCTTGACGCCTTCTCCTTCTTGGCTTTTGGTGAATAAAAACAAGGCATGTCCATTGCTGGACCCATGAGGCACAGGCCAGCACGACTGAGGGAACAAAAAGCAGAATTTTCCTGGTTGGTAAAATGGGAGGGTTGGACTCGGTGACCTCCCTAGGTCCCTAGGTCCTTTCTGGCTCTGAGGAGTAGCCACGAGAGCTCCATCTCCTGAATCTCCAGAAGAGCTCCAAGCTGGAGTGCCTGGTGACTAGGAATAAGCGAAGTTCTAACAGTCTGCTTTGGAAGCCAGCACTGGGAAAGTCAGTTCCAAGTCAGCTTCCTCCCCAAGCTTGCTGGGCATCTGCAGCTCCTCCATGGGGCTTCTGGGAGTCTTCACcagccttctcctcctcctcctcctcctcctagcCTAAACAGACGTGTAAATTAGGGACTTGCATGTTTTTGACAAATGGCCCTTTAGAAGAGAATCCAACGAAAGGAAGAGCTGCCTGCTGGGGATGTGGCCGTTGCCCCTCGGTTTCCCCTGGGAAAGCTCTGTGCCCTAGGAGGGATGGGCCCCTGGTCGCCCCAGCTCCAGGGCTGCACTGGCAGCACTGCGGGGGGCTGGGATGCCAGGGAGCATGTTCTTCAGGTACTCCAGATGCTTCCTGGCATCCTCCTGGTTCTGCCGCACGTAATATACGATGTAGATGACCACCATGGCAAACCAACCAAACATGGTGACAAACATGGCGATGTCCGTGGTCTTGTGGCGGGAGCTGCAGAAGTTGGCACCCGAATCGAGGACCTGCACCAGTGGCTTCCCCACAGCCTCAGCCCGCACAGACGTCTGGCAGGCCATCTCGTTCACCGACACTGGGTCCAGTTTTAGCTCCCAAAGCACTTCCTGCAAAGCGCACCCACAGTGCCAAGGATTGTGTGACAGGCGGATCTTGGCCTTCAGCCTGAACAGCGCCTCCTTGGGAAGGCTCTGGAGACGATTGTGGGAGAGGTCCAGCAGCCTGAGGTCCCTGGACAGGCCCTGGAAGGCTGCCGTGTCCAGCTTCTCGATCGTGTTCTGGGATAAGTCTAGCTCCCGGAGGAGGGTCAAGCCTGAGAAAGCGTGGCTCGGGATCTGGGTGAGCAGGTTGGCGTCCAGCTTCAAGAATACGGTATCCTTGGGTATATCTCTGGGAATTTCCTTGAGGTTCTTTGAACTGCAGTGGACAGTCATCAGTCCACTGCCATCTGAGCACTGGCAGTTTTGGGGGCAGGAGGGGCCCATGGGGAGGTAGAGCAGCACAAGGAAGAGGCAGAGAGTCCCCCTGGGGGGCAACAGCGCCCAAGGCCAAAGGTCTTCTCCCATCTGAAGCATTCTTACCCCTGTGTGAGTGGCTCTTTAAAGTCAGGCTGGAAGCCAGATTCTCCCGGAGTCCACCAACCTCTCGTGAGCCCAACTTCCAGCCGTCTCATTCCGGCTTCCAGGGATTCTCTAGAACCAGAAGGCTCACCATCTCATGTCCCCAAATGCCAATCTGAAAGGCAGACCGAGAGATctagagactgagacagagaaagggagagacacagaTTCAGGGAagaattcagagagagagagagagagacagagagagagagagagagacagagagagagagagacagagagagagagacagagagagagacagagagagagagaccgagagagacagagacagagacagagagacagagagagacagagagagagagacagagacagagagagagagaccgagagagacagagacagagagagaccgagagagagagacagagacagagagagagagaccgagagagacagagacagagacagagagagaccgagagagagagacagagacagagagagagagaccgagagagacagagacagagacagagagacagagagagagaccgagagagagagagacagagacagagagagacagagagagagagagagagaaggagggaaggagggagggagagggagagacacagagagacgtGTGAATGAGGAGTGTGATTTGTGTGTGCAGGTCCCTCCCACGTGTATCCCAGAGCCATTGCCAGCCTGGCAGTCTCACTCACCCGTCAAACGAAAGCTCAAGGAAAGCAGTCGGGAAGGAGGCCAAACCTGAGGCTCACTGTGTGCCTTTGGAAGGGTAGCGGCTGCTGCAGCTGGAACTGGCGCTGGGCGGGGCTGGACTTTAGGTGGATGGAGCCGGGGCTGAAGCTCAGTCACTCTGATGGTTACTCCTTGGGGCACTCCTGAATCAGTGGTAGGAGCTCATGggagcactctctctctctctctctctctctctctctctctctctctctctctctctctctctctctctctctctctctctctctctctctctctctccctccctccccccttccttccctcccccctctctctacccccttccctttccctcccagaCCCACCCTGCCCCTTTACTGGAATCCGCAGTTCTCATCTCCTCCCCTCcaacttccccctccctccagaCCAGGACCCGCCCTGGCTGGCACTGGGCTGATTCCTccatcctccttcctttctctatttccctccctcccccctgcccCCATCCCTTCTGGGCCGGGTCTTCTTCAACAACCACCAAGTGCCTAACCgatgagggggaggggaacaTGAAACTCAGACAGATCTTTGGCTCTAGAGCCCATCGATCCCGGTCTCTCCCTTCCCCACGATGCTAGtgccctctttccctctcctcctccttctctctctccggCTCCCTCTttgcctcctctctctccctctc
The Sminthopsis crassicaudata isolate SCR6 chromosome 4, ASM4859323v1, whole genome shotgun sequence genome window above contains:
- the LRRC3 gene encoding leucine-rich repeat-containing protein 3; amino-acid sequence: MLQMGEDLWPWALLPPRGTLCLFLVLLYLPMGPSCPQNCQCSDGSGLMTVHCSSKNLKEIPRDIPKDTVFLKLDANLLTQIPSHAFSGLTLLRELDLSQNTIEKLDTAAFQGLSRDLRLLDLSHNRLQSLPKEALFRLKAKIRLSHNPWHCGCALQEVLWELKLDPVSVNEMACQTSVRAEAVGKPLVQVLDSGANFCSSRHKTTDIAMFVTMFGWFAMVVIYIVYYVRQNQEDARKHLEYLKNMLPGIPAPRSAASAALELGRPGAHPS